In Daphnia magna isolate NIES linkage group LG5, ASM2063170v1.1, whole genome shotgun sequence, a single genomic region encodes these proteins:
- the LOC116922735 gene encoding protein unc-80 homolog isoform X5 → MDSGTKQKKKNATDQPVSEDIVPLHIQTFLWRQTSSFLRPKIGKMHEASCIFCQQAPGHHEMKEACKSLEKILVQNIRVGLSPNFTEAIRSISRWKFVQSSLPHVMLCTAQLIERKETNNLQNVGTAASKLLYTLHWTLLDAAEECADADREAGIAPREPFPYIFPLTCIQEFVYLFAPLRHLLKEADLQNFRLENGLKIWPALWDYRHPNAQCFTAPVRPKKSTTIRKKANNAATGSVGPAAALSVSNPPTIPTAAVVTPVSGAPLTPRETVTFNDVFIGSIDRDNDIGDARSLLELDTGRLPKDNEFPETIPEETSSTEEEHVVIFRLPSAPDSDGIRDSSIYQAESSIIHPRSYLTADYNGDNGSRLPTTPDPSSSKRRSSVLDDITAATFLDVAVVRCLFIPRWCEEGVHWALQFLFYRLQEISEEMRSRCPQRKRSSSLPVPKIEVSLCSSSYDSKTKETPLNAKSADSFDQSRQYSGSSPPEQTERKEQEINSGQGNHMANTGTGGTKRRKMADLKAFVETRLLSRSHDKMLEKIDFKNSSTAHNNRRQQLLSAPETREEEKYPPSGKRILEKENAIPPRPLSALASVRDDNDYARRSYLMQEPTPLVKGKSMPSLSCLIDELAASGYLGCSTSDHNLPFKKKDTKVSAVSKTNPPPTSHPVITVTDANSSTPGGVKVHHYGTDVEGRASAPTSPLNRSSTDSNIVYPFEDLPEASGASHFVNKDGGFDLHVILEAIHSVTSRADVCSVRVCETSLSVLELLLDLGVVTTPVTSPNISGGNKDGHQQQASGLLGQVDQEELSRHSHGVCVDIVARVFQHVGCPHGCGDSRRDPSSDFIRSQGLLLMAQLHRISGKYFRSFLRQTLICRYTLVEVIDFLHALVGFCVDPGFVLSPISQKRNSRLGGDSGQAGMSYVPNFSSPRTIEGHVINCIFKPFVTRLTASLKFLKSSENVALYCDVRQLLAYIKDVHGGIFRRVLLSGLLDSAARPQQPQDTPPENSGFYKECLQPAGDDCVAPPATFFVVDETSEKSRKGKKNTSEMDGWNEDGNLIRKGSVVHALALSAQRFREKEAKVKQRFPAMGNRSSRKSSQKLGIVGWMRKDRRCQGPNTQGTADEPLDVAQAVAPSLLKLQQRGTGSNNVGVTLQKARRRVEHHLTRIGFGKSRRQIISREATPDPSRRNSPEMDGNGREMFMVIPRERKMVSGPAIYDGMLRLNFLLEACQPGTIPDANLIAAVLDLPQSPVIARAAFLLECAHFVHRCNRGQWPSWMKLNLPFYRPSGPLSNRGTPSGQRRTHILQRLGGRMFFTWAEAIGVRLEEILIDDALCCEDYDAQALDEQRQRILMDEDENEDFLVEASVNPSGRDFPWPLRLAACMLLFEITAFLRDSYRRLPRSTRVSLRSNEANKSGGGNNTGGSLNVASGSFNEQQRGGNPSGGVPSSGIVVSSGESIVHHSVGGGVGGGSGSIALATSVATPASNTAGGRRWSMALSSMGQSQNSAQSLQSITGDGHSIGGVPGERKISFVLHEPDDESLDSSNTTLTFQGDDALEEKRNRRLAQGRPYLLRRSTMSNTGSFKRRSLKLRRSHRESTRRGGDQSDAESIKRSDSMRSKRKVSSISDRSDISDVHMDHDISGEESPGILSDDGQHESPSDGAADIEEGISTRGMPWLRSVLLLSNSFNYQCTHQHVCHPRCFRRQSRACSRMLSSVRRIYGDEPQHQEVVEFLSFSKKPRHHKDHDKKEKINAKGAQSRPGSPLRRRESVANKKERSTNDLLSKASSCHSSSAALSRDLIEHDQWDRSKVMGLQSKHFPNESDAEEHKTKKREDHPMVKYIKFQVMDLFQAPLLVLVKSATVMNDEAFLDIIPIAWELLLDVQKETVAAAAAMFILSAVRCPEPVTLLLNGSLRHPDAIERFKALLKFQVLWRSRYQVWPRMEEGAAHSFKVPPHAIEFTLPSPRIGVESLQVVDPPWMPHVRTRVQEVTLNQDTHRSVVTATKTRKKQQTELVESALKAEEDRKCSERENFCISAVPVTIQASYEPALHHSGADDHDDADDETQQQNRTSAQPLQTAQVLFPSCLCSAIVPIVDLLDDSILTPDGVAVCDLANQVLHSCLVEDTALFLRHVLEKLTREKQDDMFAILRRLLRFVAYLPQQTAFTIHNYLIGYIMFYVRTPMEGSQDLVGNALSLLSMVAPSVQGLLFKDLKQILRKEQCDASILITANVPSAKKIVVHGPNESDSGAIPSQFPIQEDTQFSQILQESLDFFSIDEHRQREFFLVDYRTNQIHNPSAYVRDYYFFKRSQYPQLNLVHMDPVRAHDALQKQAFTEKMVELGKVQFVTSVLKSSNQIVARVLFLHEELMKLPSFPRKALEADLSLYSNGCMGKELSALDFMHKLSWVKLIRQMFEAMVGNFAYSGDIHLFINVINGALVLYCEDAVMLRFCMATYINAGHQFRNVFALNGYSLIIPTILRIYSNYQSNPLVARTVEFTTQQFYIMHRKPFMLQLFGSVAPLLDTDANAVYGDASKVRVQSLFRLLLSLERVGVDPLHLLDLVAAEKPLKALDFCYHGESDTINILDSIAIAVMGASYAIDTHRGHQLLMILEAIVPAYLKHLQTSAGRKDPRTEKDILHQLGVAMKTLISNAEALTKNYSGPQRTFEKSPSQKPPMSNRSATLATTIEIDEDSHSRFLGDHFRSSSVPDRGINSNKDDSEAQWQAFRMPRATLLSLVSDYYVMCSARLTELNRKQGQDKTNEPLDVKCNTRLADIAHALLKVSSYDATTMACRGLQQYMTVLMPNGDWSQEPMKQVLNTLFRRLDKIFSKIYKIPSMRKNLDWEAAACLLKGVYLTLRKSPFIVHATPLRSLITTCQSLILGDLSASMSAVDGGSPIHSRSGGGGATRRSSLAPPPAFSSIVVQLVAMQILALGLFSHISLETYSLEQACGGNFVFPTAERTESILLNLLLPLCLRVGSGRKDAPRVRQSDISFALTVVLHALSPPSTQHARMVATKNISSSGAATAGSGGGSGGGTGVGSGDGSRGGSLSVHSGGGTHPQQQRCSSNRATLLQVAFLGMKVLMTCFNHQLSLDWPRVARCIREIGDRRGDGGSAFWNFLIFVATQRGPLFPLILPLMWNKITVPVDGQEEQILRDLLRQKLYGSSEISPLPSGELMDHFLAELMILNDEVTNQREDEAENDNRRSMMADGRSEISNASGNSRRPTMDSNMSRERSYMSRDINLLIAPPGVGLAMTSSNVAQNLRRQWSVRSENRSIIPGVGMTQRQISLQASTSGGGGRGTYEIEDKINMRRTSYAGESSSRSSLPSGTKGSSDTRLNRRSLLAGHPFSTTSLVSRSSSISEVDFCELDENEDALLQEQKADAVAGSTSMDNPSTAVDVPTESSSMHPRLHRQKLQSKTNRGKTFRSMKNNKAVANIEVSHIEVEQELVTISPSVKVISSSSTPTGDGHQQNTFQLLLVPTSSCGPPSTSTASHFASGAPTRLGIHSRRGHLPNPSETRLMTTGTTTSNTKASLLHDGVDSTVKSSVGTVSVGVAVQVSTSSYVPAPRPATAALRSQHNRPVPPPVPPRNIRLTVNYPGSHSESTASGGGSSSYKPMHRGGPYREPPLMEESGDSATDNNNPIKSNKTSSSSVNKSKMTAGHYQQRPAPLSSSSEGPDEDSEAETNSRSGMMACVSNANDGTSIESLVMEETALLLPATLPTGRSLMRNITERDEDTLI, encoded by the exons ATGGATTCCGGCAccaaacagaagaagaagaatgcaACTGATCAGCCGGTCTCCGAGGATATCGTCCCTCTGCACATTCAGACCTTCCTCTGGAGACAGACGAG TTCCTTTCTTCGCCCGAAAATCGGAAAAATGCATGAAGCCAGCTGCATT TTCTGCCAACAGGCGCCAGGCCATCAT GAGATGAAAGAGGCGTGCAAG TCGCTGGAGAAGATTCTCGTACAAAACATCCGAGTGGGTCTGTCGCCTAATTTCACCGAAGCCATTCGATCCATTTCCAGATGGAAGTTTGTCCAGTCTTCCCTTCCTCATGTGATGCTCTGCACCGCCCAGCTCATCgaacg GAAAGAGACTAATAATCTTCAGAATGTGGGCACAGCAGCCAGCAAACTTCTCTACACGCTACATTGGACTCTATTGGATGCGGCGGAAGAGTGCGCCGATGCGGATCGTGAAGCCGGCATCGCACCGCGGGAGCCATTTCCCTACATCTTCCCACTTACGTGCATCCag GAATTTGTTTACCTGTTTGCTCCGTTACGTCACCTGTTGAAAGAAGCCGATTTACAAAACTTCCGCCTGGAGAATGGACTTAAGATATGGCCAGCCCTTTGGGATTACCGCCATCCCAACGCTCAGTGCTTTACGGCACCCGTCAGGCCCAAAAAGAGCACCACAATTCGTAAGAAGGCCAACAATGCAGCAACGGGCAGCGTTGGTCCAGCGGCGGCCTTATCGGTGTCTAATCCTCCTACGATACCAACCGCAGCAGTCGTAACACCAGTTTCTGGCGCACCACTAACACCCAGGGAGACGGTGACGTTCAATGACGTGTTCATCG GATCGATCGATCGTGACAACGACATTGGGGATGCGCGTTCTCTCTTAGAGCTCGAT ACTGGAAGACTACCGAAAGATAACGAGTTCCCGGAAACTATTCCGGAAGAGACATCGAGCACGGAAGAAGAACACGTG GTGATTTTTCGATTGCCTTCAGCGCCCGATTCGGACGGCATTCGAGACTCTTCCATTTATCAG GCAGAATCGAGCATCATCCATCCCAGGAGCTACCTCACAGCTGATTACAATGGCGACAATGGTTCCCGCCTGCCCACCACTCCTGATCCCTCTTCAAGCAAAAG GAGGTCTTCCGTCTTGGACGACATTACGGCCGCTACTTTTCTCGACGTGGCCGTTGTCCGTTGCCTTTTCATTCCTAGATGGTGCGAGGAAGGCGTTCACTGGGCCCTTCAGTTCCTTTTCTACAG ATTGCAGGAAATCAGCGAAGAAATGCGTTCCAGGTGCCCCCAGCGAAAGCGAAGCAGTTCACTTCCCGTCCCTAAAATAGAGGTTTCCCTCTGCTCTTCCAGTTACGACAGTAAAACCAAAGAGACACCTCTCAATGCGAAATCGGCAGACAGTTTCGATCAAAGCCGGCAATATTCAG GATCGTCTCCACCGGAGCAAACAGAGCGCAAGGAACAGGAAATCAACAGCGGGCAAGGCAACCACATGGCGAACACGGGTACGGGTGGAACGAAACGACGCAAAATGGCGGATTTGAAAGCGTTTGTCGAGACACGGCTTCTGTCACGTTCTCACGACAAGATGTTGGAGAAAATCGATTTCAAGAACTCTTCCACCGCCCATAATAATAGAAGGCAGCAGCTTCTATCCGCTCCGGAGACC CGTGAGGAGGAAAAGTATCCGCCGAGTGGCAAGAGGATCCTTGAAAAAGAGAATGCCATTCCACCACGTCCGTTGTCTGCTCTGGCCAGCGTCAGGGACGATAATGATTACGCCAGGCGTTCTTACTTGATGCAGGAACCTACCCCACTGGTCAAAGGCAAGAGCATGCCCAGTCTCAG TTGTCTTATTGATGAACTTGCGGCTTCTGG ATACTTGGGATGCTCTACCAGTGACCACAATCTCCCcttcaagaaaaaagacacCAAAGTATCAGCCGTCAGCAAGACAAATCCACCGCCGACGTCGCATCCAGTTATCACCGTCACTGATGCGAATTCATCGACTCCCGGTGGAGTTAAA GTGCATCATTATGGAACAGACGTGGAGGGAAGAGCGTCAGCTCCGACGAGCCCCTTGAACCGCTCGAGTACCGATTCCAACATTGTCTATCCCTTTGAAGACTTGCCGGAAGCCTCTGGGGCTTCTCACTTTGTCAACAAAGATGGAGGATTCGATTTGCACGTCATCTTGGAAGCCATTCACTCGGTTACATCACGAGCCGACGTCTGTTCTGTCCGCGTGTGCGAGACATCGCTCAGCGTCCTGGAACTTCTTCTAGATCTTGGGGTGGTCACCACTCCTGTCACATCGCCGAACATTTCCGGCGGCAATAAAGATGGCCACCAGCAGCAGGCCAGTGGGCTGTTGGGCCAAGTCGATCAGGAAGAACTTTCACGCCATTCTCACGGTGTTTGTGTAGACATTGTTGCCAGGGTGTTCCAGCACGTCGGCTGCCCGCATGGTTGCGGCGATTCTCGACGTGATCCGTCTTCCGATTTCATTCGTTCTCAAGGCCTTCTCTTAATGGCCCAATTGCACCGCATATCCGGCAAATACTTTCGATCCTTCCTTCGTCAAACGCTCATCTGCCGCTACACCCTTGTCGAGGTCATCGACTTTCTTCATGCCCTCGTCGGTTTCTGCGTTGATCCTGGCTTCGTCCTCTCGCCAATCA gtcaaaagagaaattcgcGACTAGGCGGAGATTCCGGGCAAGCTGGAATGAGTTATGTTCCAAATTTCAGCTCTCCCCGGACTATTGAAGGCCACGTTATTAACTGCATCTTCAAACCATTCGTCACTCGACTCACAGCGTCGTTAAAATTTCTGAAATCATCGGAGAATGTC GCGTTATACTGCGATGTTCGTCAATTGCTCGCCTATATCAAAGACGTCCATGGTGGAATCTTCCGGCGGGTGCTTCTCAGTGGGCTGCTGGATTCAGCCGCACGACCGCAGCAACCGCAAGACACTCCACCTGAAAACAGTGGCTTTTACAA ggaatGCCTGCAGCCGGCTGGAGACGATTGTGTAGCTCCTCCAGCTACTTTCTTCGTTGTTGACGAAACATCGGAAAAGAGCCGGAAGGGGAAAAAGAATACAag TGAAATGGATGGCTGGAATGAAGATGGGAATCTGATACGGAAAGGCTCTGTAGTTCACGCTCTGGCTTTGTCAGCGCAACGTTTCCGAGAGAAAGAAGCTAAAGTTAAACAGCGGTTCCCTGCAATGGGCAACCGCAGCAGCCGGAAGAGTTCCCAGAAATTAGGAATAG TTGGATGGATGCGCAAAGACCGCCGGTGCCAGGGGCCAAACACCCAAGGCACCGCAGACGAGCCGCTGGATGTCGCCCAGGCCGTAGCACCTTCTTTGTTGAAATTACAGCAAAGAGGAACAGGCAGCAA TAATGTGGGCGTCACCTTGCAAAAGGCCCGACGGCGAGTGGAGCATCATTTAACGCGCATCGGATTTGGAAAGAGCCGAAGGCAAATCATCAGCCGTGAAGCAACTCCAG atCCAAGTAGGCGAAACTCCCCTGAAATGGATGGAAATGGAAGAGAAATGTTTATGGTCATTcccagagagagaaaaatggtCTCTGGACCGGCGATTTACGACGGAATGCTTCGATTGAATTTCCTCTTGGAAGCTTGTCAACCAGGCACCATCCCGGATGCCAACCTCATTGCTGCCGTTCTTGATTTA CCACAATCTCCAGTGATAGCTCGGGCGGCATTTTTGCTGGAATGCGCTCATTTTGTCCATCGATGTAACCGAGGACAATGGCCGTCTTGGATGAAGTTGAATTTGCCTTTCTACAGACCTTCAGGGCCCTTGTCTAATCGTGGAACTCCATCCGGACAGAGACGAACTCACATTCTTCAGCGGTTGGGTGGTCGAATGTTTTTCACCTGGGCGGAG GCTATTGGAGTCCGGTTAGAAGAGATTTTGATTGATGATGCACTTTGTTGTGAAGACTATGACGCCCAAGCGCTCGATGAGCAACGGCAACGTATTCTTATGGATGAGGACGAAAATGAAGACTTTCTCGTTGAAG cGAGTGTCAATCCTTCCGGACGTGATTTCCCTTGGCCTCTACGGTTGGCCGCCTGTATGCTGCTCTTTGAAATTACCGCTTTTCTTCGCGACTCGTATCGCCGTCTTCCTCGTTCTACCCGCGTTTCTCTCCGGAGCAACGAGGCCAATAAATCGGGCGGTGGAAACAACACGGGTGGGAGTCTCAATGTCGCTTCCGGGTCTTTTAACGAGCAACAACGTGGGGGTAACCCGTCTGGCGGAGTCCCGTCGAGTGGAATAGTTGTCTCTAGTGGCGAATCTATCGTTCATCACTCGGTGGGTGGAGGTGTGGGAGGGGGATCGGGTTCCATAGCTTTGGCCACTTCTGTTGCGACTCCAGCAAGTAATACTGCCGGTGGAAGGCGATGGAGTATGGCACTTTCTTCCATGGGGCAATCTCAGAACTCGGCACAAAGTCTTCAATCCATTACCGGAGACGGGCATTCCATTG GTGGAGTTCCAGGGGAGCGTAAAATAAGTTTTGTACTTCACGAACCTGATGATGAATCGCTGGACAGTAGCAATACAACCCTCACATTTCAG GGTGACGACGCGTTGGAAGAAAAGCGCAATCGACGTCTTGCGCAAGGTCGACCCTATCTGCTTCGCAGAAGCACCATGAGCAATACGGGGTCGTTCAAGCGCAGGAGTTTAAAATTGAGACGAAGTCACAGGGAGTCTACCCGCCGTGGTGGTGATCAGTCCGACGCCGAATCCATCAAACGCTCCGATTCGATGCGATCCAAGCGCAAAGTGTCATCAATATCGGATCGCAGTGATATATCCGACGTGCACATGGATCACGATATCTCTGGGGAAGAGAGTCCCGGCATCCTTAGTGATGATGGCCAGCACGAAAGCCCGAGCGACGGTGCAGCGGACATCGAAGAGGGGATTTCTACTCGTGGAATGCCTTGGCTTAGA TCGGTTTTACTGCTGTCCAATTCATTCAACTATCAATGCACTCATCAACACGTCTGCCATCCTCGTTGCTTCCGGCGGCAAAGTCGAGCCTGTTCCAGGATGCTGAGCAGCGTTCGCAGGATCTATGGCGATGAGCCACAGCACCAGGAAGTCGTGGAATTTCTTAGTTTCAGTAAGAAACCTCGCCATCACAAGGACCacgacaagaaagaaaagatcaaCGCCAAAGGAGCTCAAAGTAGACCGGGATCACCTCTTCGACGTAGGGAAAGCGTtgccaataaaaaagaaag GTCTACCAATGACTTGCTATCAAAGGCGAGCTCTTGCCACAGTTCATCAGCGGCTCTGTCACGTGACCTAATCGAACATGACCAATGGGATCGAAGTAAAGTCATGGGATTGCAGTCCAAACATTTCCCCAACGAAAGCGATGCCGAAGaacataaaacaaagaaacggGAAGATCATCCCATGGTGAAATACATCAAattccag GTGATGGACCTCTTTCAAGCTCCCTTATTGGTTCTCGTCAAAAGTGCCACCGTCATGAACGACGAAGCCTTTCTCGATATCATCCCGATAGCTTGGGAGCTGTTACTTGATGTCCAAAAGGAAACAGTGGCCGCCGCGGCTGCCATGTTTATTTTGTCAGCCGTCCGCTGCCCAGAACCTGTTACGCTTCTTCTCAACGGTAGTCTTAGACATCCGGATGCCATTGAACGTTTCAAAGCGCTCCTGAA ATTTCAAGTGTTATGGCGGTCGAGGTATCAAGTCTGGCCTCGAATGGAAGAAGGTGCTGCCCACAGCTTTAAGGTGCCACCGCATGCTATAGAGTTTACCCTTCCATCGCCCAGGATTGGTGTGGAATCGCTGCAAGTGGTCGATCCTCCTTGGATGCCACACGTACGTACAAGAGTTCAAGAAGTAACGCTCAACCAGGACACGCATCGGTCGGTCGTGACGGCTACCAAGACACGTAAGAAGCAGCAAACTGAATTGGTCGAATCAGCTCTCAAGGCGGAAGAAGACAGAAAGTGTAGTGAAAGAGAAAACTTTTGCATCAGCGCCGTCCCTGTCACAATCCAGGCATCGTACGAACCAGCACTTCATCATTCAGGAGCGGATGATCATGACGACG CTGATGACGAGACTCAGCAGCAAAATCGAACTTCGGCCCAGCCATTACAAACAGCCCAAGTTCTCTTTCCATCATGCCTGTGTTCCGCCATCGTCCCCATAGTTGACCTCTTGGATGATTCGATTCTAACGCCAGATGGCGTGGCCGTCTGCGATTTGGCCAACCAG GTGCTGCATTCATGTTTGGTGGAAGACACTGCCCTCTTTTTGCGCCACGTTCTCGAGAAATTGACTCGCGAAAAGCAAGACGATATGTTTGCCATTTTACGCCGTCTCTTGCGCTTTGTGGCTTATCTGCCCCAACAGACTGCCTTTACTATCCACAATTATCTCATTGGTTACATCATGTTTTATGTTCGAACTCCAATGGAAGGTAGTCAAGATCTGGTCGGCAATGCTCTTTCGTTGTTATCTATG GTGGCACCAAGCGTTCAGGGTTTGTTGTTTAAGGATTTGAAGCAAATTTTGCGCAAGGAACAATGTGATGCTTCTATCCTGATCACCGCCAACGTTCCTTCAGCCAAAAAGATTGTAGTGCACGGACCAAATGAATCTGATTCCGGTGCTATTCCGTCCCAGTTCCCTATCCAGGAGGACACTCAGTTCTCGCAGATATTGCAAGAATCGCtcgatttcttttcaatcGACGAGCACAGGCAACGAGAATTTTTTCTCGTTGACTACCGTACCAATCAGATCCATAATCCTTCAGCCTACGTTCGGGACTATTACTTTTTCAAGCGATCGCAGTATCCACAGCTCAACTTGGTGCACATGGATCCCGTCAGAGCTCACGACGCTCTGCAGAAACAAGCCTTCACTGAAAAGATGGTGGAATTGGGCAAAGTGCAATTTGTCACTTCGGTCCTTAAAAGCTCCAATCAG ATTGTTGCCCGTGTTCTGTTTCTTCACGAGGAGCTGATGAAATTGCCTTCGTTTCCCCGGAAAGCCCTCGAAGCCGATCTGAGCCTATACAGCAACGGATGTATGGGCAAG GAATTGAGTGCCCTGGATTTCATGCACAAGCTAAGCTGGGTGAAACTCATTCGACAAATGTTTGAAGCCATGGTGGGTAACTTTGCCTACTCGGGTGACATCCACCTTTTCATCAACGTGATAAACGGAGCGTTGGTCCTCTATTGTGAAGACGCTGTAATGCTCCGTTTCTGTATGGCCACCTACATTAATGCAGGTCATCAGTTCCGCAACGTGTTCGCTTTGAACGG GTATTCCCTGATTATACCGACCATTTTGCGCATCTATTCCAACTATCAAAGCAATCCGCTTGTAGCGCGAACGGTCGAGTTCACGACGCAGCAATTTTACATTATGCACAGGAAGCCGTTCATGTTGCAACTGTTTGGAAGCGTGGCGCCTTTGCTCGACACGGACGCCAATGCCGTTTACGGCGATGCCAGCAAAGTTCGAGTGCAGAGCCTGTTCCGCCTCTTGCTGTCGCTGGAGCGCGTCGGCGTTGATCCGCTTCACTTACTGGACTTAGTCGCCGCTGAGAAACCTTTAAAAGCTCTTGATTTTTGTTATCATGGAGAATCGGATACCATCAACATCCTCGACTCTATTGCTATCGCCGTCATGGGCGCTTCCTACGCCATCGATACTCATAGAGGCCACCAACTATTG ATGATATTGGAAGCTATCGTTCCAGCCTATTTGAAACATTTGCAAACGAGCGCAGGACGTAAAGATCCCCGTACGGAAAAAGATATTCTTCATCAACTTGGAGTGGCGATGAAAACGCTCATCTCCAATGCGGAAGCATTGACAAA AAACTATTCTGGACCGCAGCGAACCTTTGAAAAATCGCCCAGTCAAAAGCCGCCAATGTCCAACAGATCGGCAACGCTGGCCACCACTATTGAAATTGACGAAGATTCTCATTCGAGATTCTTGGGTGACCATTTCCGAAGTTCTTCCGTACCGGATCGAGGAATCAATTCAAACAAAGACGATTCCGAGGCTCAATGGCAGGCCTTTCGCATGCCTCGGGCAACACTATTATCACTCGTCTCCGACTATTACGTCATGTGCAGTGCCCGTCTGACGGAATTAAATAGGAAACAAGGCCAAGACAAGACCAATGAGCCGCTAGATGTGAAATGCAACACG CGTTTAGCTGACATCGCCCACGCTCTTCTCAAAGTGTCTTCATACGATGCCACTACGATGGCCTGCCGGGGTCTTCAGCAGTATATGACTGTTTTGATGCCGAATGGCGATTGGTCGCAGGAGCCCATGAAGCAAGTGCTCAACACGTTATTCCGCCGG CTGGACAAgatattttctaaaatctacaAAATACCATCGATGAGG AAAAACTTGGACTGGGAGGCAGCCGCTTGTCTGCTCAAAGGCGTGTACCTGACTTTAAGAAAATCACCTTTCATCGTTCATGCCACGCCCTTGCGTTCCTTAATAACCACTTGTCAG tCTCTCATTTTGGGTGACCTTTCGGCTAGCATGTCAGCTGTTGATGGCGGCTCCCCAATTCATTCTCGTAGTGGTGGTGGAGGAGCCACCCGGCGTTCCTCATTAGCCCCACCGCCTGCCTTTTCTTCCATCGTTGTCCAACTGGTTGCCATGCAGATCTTGGCCCTGGGg CTGTTCAGCCACATTTCATTG GAAACGTACTCACTGGAACAGGCGTGCGGTGGAAATTTTGTCTTCCCCACAGCAGAACGGACCGAGTCCATCTTGCTCAATTTGCTTTTACCATTATGTTTGAGAGTTGGATCCGGACGTAAAG ATGCACCTCGAGTTCGCCAGTCAGACATTAGTTTCGCATTGACGGTCGTCCTACACGCTCTAAGCCCACCTTCGACGCAACACGCACGAATGGTAGCCACAAAGAACATCAGTTCATCCGGCGCTGCAACGGCCGGTAGCGGCGGGGGTAGTGGAGGAGGTACCGGTGTTGGTAGTGGTGATGGATCACGAGGTGGATCGCTCAGTGTGCACAGCGGAGGAGGAACACATCCGCAACAACAACGTTGCAGCAGCAACCGCGCGACGCTCCTCCAAGTGGCTTTTCTCGGCATGAAGGTCTTGATGACTTGCTTCAATCATCAGCTGTCGCTGGATTGGCCGAGGGTTGCCCGTTGCATCCGCGAAATAGGCGATCGTCGAGGCGACGGAGGATCGGcgttttggaattttttgatttttgtagCCACCCAGAGAGGGCCCCTCTTTCCTCTCATTCTGCCACTGATGTGGAACAAA ATTACTGTGCCAGTCGACGGGCAAGAAGAACAAATCCTTCGGGATTTATTGCGTCAAAAGTTGTACGGATCGTCTGAAATTAGTCCACTTCCGTCTGGCGAATTGATGGACCATTTTCTGGCCGAATTGATGATCCTCAATGATGAAGTCACCAATCAAAGAGAAG ACGAAGCGGAAAATGATAACCGAAGAAGCATGATGGCTGACGGGCGAAGTGAAATATCCAATGCCAGCGGCAATTCTCGCCGGCCGACCATGGATTCTAACATGTCGCGTGAAAGGTCCTACATGTCGAGAGATATTAACTTACTCATCGCTCCTCCAGGAG TGGGACTGGCGATGACGAGCTCCAACGTGGCCCAGAATTTACGACGTCAATGGAGTGTCCGCAGCGAAAACCGATCCATCATTCCTGGAGTTGGGATGACTCAACGTCAAATCAGCCTACAAGCCAGTACTAGTGGCG GTGGTGGTCGGGGCACTTACGAAATTGAGGATAAGATCAACATGCGACGGACAAGTTACGCAGGAGAGTCATCGAGCCGTTCAAGTTTGCCATCAG gaacaaaaggATCGTCCGATACGCGATTAAATAGGCGATCGCTTCTTGCTGGCCATCCGTTTTCCACTACCAGTTTGGTCTCACGTTCGTCGTCTATTTCTGAAGTGGATTTCTGTGAACTCGATGAAAACGAAGACGCTTTACTGCAGGAACAAAAAGCAG ATGCCGTTGCAGGTTCGACGTCGATGGATAATCCATCAACGGCGGTTGACGTGCCAACGGAATCGTCATCGATGCATCCGCGTCTACACCGCCAGAAATTGCAGAGCAAAACCAATCGCGGGAAAACATTCCGAtcgatgaaaaataataaagccGTGGCCAATATCGAG gtaTCGCATATCGAAGTGGAACAGGAATTGGTGACCATTAGTCCATCGGTCAAGGTgatttcttcctcttccacTCCAACTGGGGATGGCCATCAACAAAACACGTTCCAGTTGCTTCTCGTACCGACTTCCAGCTGTGGACCACCATCGACGTCTACGGCCAGTCATTTCGCTAGTGGAGCACCGACGCGTTTGGGCATTCACAGCCGTCGTGGACATCTTCCCAATCCGTCAGAAACGCGTTTAATGACCACTGGAACAACAACGTCAAATACGAAAGCTTCTCTGTTACACGATGGAGTCGACTCGACTGTCAAGTCATCGGTGGGCACAGTGTCTGTGGGCGTGGCTGTCCAAGTGTCGACTTCGTCTTACGTTCCAGCACCGAGGCCAGCAACTGCAGCATTGAGGAGTCAACATAATCGACCAGTACCTCCTCCCGTTCCACCGAGGAACATCCGTTTGACAGTCAACTATCCTGGAAGTCATAGCGAGTCGACGGCCAGTGGCGGAGGCAGCTCTTCGTACAAACCCATGCATCGGGGCGGACCGTATCGCGAACCGCCTTTAATGGAAGAGAGCGGCGATTCGGCGACGGACAACAACAATCCGATCAAGAGCAACAAAACTTCTTCATCTAGTGTCAACAAATCCAAAATGACTGCTGGACATTATCAACAACGTCCAGCTCCCTTGTCCAGCAGTAGCGAGGGCCCCGATGAAGATTCCGAAGCGGAAACGAATAGCCGCAGTGGGATGATGGCCTGCGTATCAAATGCCAACGATGGCACTTCCATCGAATCGCTGGTGATGGAAGAGACGGCCCTTTTATTGCCGGCCACGTTACCAACAGGTCGATCTCTTATGCGTAATATTACCGAACGTGACGAGGACACACTCATTTAG